One window of the Trifolium pratense cultivar HEN17-A07 linkage group LG2, ARS_RC_1.1, whole genome shotgun sequence genome contains the following:
- the LOC123910151 gene encoding kinase-interacting family protein-like isoform X2: protein MELSKSDLEERMKMLAIGTNEDEEEGDTFAERAEAYYQKRPQLLSLLQDLYNGYITLSDRYIQTLAKHKHHSRHSSQVSTLEDGFYDQEEVISGVSQVDSDIESSISYQQMLPLMKGNLLDVDAIVAELVMKNVMCDFLVHEVGVMEKKYCESSRKSELQKSLLEVLESERLVLLNENAGLSYRVNTLVEENKELASESVFIKRKAGELAKCVLKMREDHRVYLLHRKIEDLQGQIHGLEKRNKEYYERLLRRENQENGGCMGNKGKNGEGIALEVHVQMEKPRRFKWKEEGNSSRKNIDGKKSHSLWKKLKNMDLLLCGTNPTCA, encoded by the exons ATGGAATTGAGTAAATCAG ATTTGGAAGAGAGGATGAAAATGTTGGCTATTGgaacaaatgaagatgaagaagaaggtGACACTTTTGCAGAAAGAGCAGAAGCTTATTACCAAAAGAGACCTCAACTACTTTCACTTCTGCAAGATTTGTACAATGGCTATATAACTTTATCTGATCGTTATATACAAACACTTGCAAAACATAAACATCATAGTAGACACTCTTCTCAAGTTTCAACATTGGAGGATGGTTTCTATGACCAAGAAGAAGTTATTAGTGGTGTGAGTCAAGTTGATTCGGATATCGAAAGTTCAATCTCTTATCAACAAATGTTACCTTTGATGAAGGGAAATTTACTTGATGTTGATGCAATTGTAGCTGAGCTTGTGATGAAGAATGTTATGTGTGATTTTTTGGTTCATGAGGTTGGTGTCATGGAGAAGAAATATTGCGAGTCTTCGAGGAAAAGTGAGTTGCAAAAGAGTTTGCTTGAGGTTTTGGAATCTGAGAGACTTGTTTTGTTGAATGAGAATGCTGGTTTGAGTTATAGAGTTAATACTTTGGTTGAAGAGAACAAAGAACTTGCGTCCGAGTCGGTTTTCATCAAGAGAAAAGCCGGTGAGTTAGCTAAATGTGTGTTGAAGATGAGGGAGGATCATAGAGTTTATCTTTTGCATAGGAAAATTGAAGATCTTCAAGGACAGATACATGGTTTGGAGAAGAGGAATAAGGAGTATTATGAGAGACTTTTGAGAAGAGAGAATCAAGAAAATGGTGGATGTATGGGGAATAAAGGGAAAAATGGTGAAGGGATAGCTTTGGAAGTTCATGTTCAAATGGAGAAGCCTAGAAGGTTTaagtggaaagaagaaggaAATTCTTCTAGGAAGAATATTGATGGGAAGAAAAGTCATAGCTTGTGGAAAAAGTTGAAGAACATGGACTTATTGTTGTGTGGAACAAATCCAACTTGTGCTTGA